A single region of the Pseudomonas mandelii genome encodes:
- the fba gene encoding class II fructose-bisphosphate aldolase (catalyzes the reversible aldol condensation of dihydroxyacetonephosphate and glyceraldehyde 3-phosphate in the Calvin cycle, glycolysis, and/or gluconeogenesis): MALISMRQMLDHAAEFGYGVPAFNVNNLEQMRAIMEAADKTDSPVIVQASAGARKYAGAPFLRHLILAAIEEFPHIPVCMHQDHGTSPDVCQRSIQLGFSSVMMDGSLGEDGKTPTDYDYNVRVTQQTVAMAHACGVSVEGELGCLGSLETGMAGEEDGIGAEGVLDHSQMLTDPEEAADFVKRTQVDALAIAIGTSHGAYKFTKPPTGDVLAIDRIKEIHKRIPNTHLVMHGSSSVPQEWLAIINQYGGDIKETYGVPVEEIVEGIKHGVRKVNIDTDLRLASTGAMRRLMATNPSEFDPRKFFGATVTAMRDVCIARYEAFGTAGNASKIKPISLEAMYQRYLKGELNAKVN; this comes from the coding sequence ATGGCACTTATCAGCATGCGCCAGATGCTGGACCACGCAGCCGAGTTCGGCTACGGCGTTCCAGCCTTCAACGTCAACAACCTTGAGCAGATGCGCGCCATCATGGAAGCCGCTGACAAGACTGACTCCCCGGTGATCGTCCAGGCCTCGGCCGGTGCTCGCAAATACGCCGGCGCACCGTTCCTGCGTCACCTGATCCTGGCCGCCATCGAAGAATTCCCGCACATCCCGGTGTGCATGCACCAGGACCACGGCACCAGCCCTGACGTCTGCCAGCGCTCCATCCAGCTGGGCTTCAGCTCGGTAATGATGGACGGTTCCCTGGGCGAAGACGGCAAGACCCCGACCGACTACGACTACAACGTCCGTGTCACCCAACAAACCGTGGCCATGGCTCACGCCTGCGGCGTCTCGGTAGAAGGCGAGCTGGGCTGCCTGGGTTCGCTGGAAACCGGCATGGCCGGTGAAGAAGACGGCATCGGCGCCGAAGGCGTTCTGGATCACAGCCAGATGCTGACCGACCCGGAAGAAGCCGCTGACTTCGTCAAGCGCACCCAGGTCGACGCCCTGGCCATCGCCATCGGCACCAGCCACGGCGCGTACAAATTCACCAAGCCACCTACCGGCGACGTGCTGGCCATCGACCGCATCAAAGAAATCCACAAGCGCATCCCGAACACCCACTTGGTGATGCACGGTTCTTCTTCGGTTCCGCAAGAGTGGCTGGCGATCATCAACCAGTACGGCGGCGACATCAAAGAAACCTACGGCGTGCCGGTTGAAGAGATCGTTGAAGGCATCAAGCACGGCGTGCGTAAGGTCAATATCGATACTGACCTGCGTTTGGCTTCCACCGGTGCGATGCGTCGGTTGATGGCGACCAACCCGAGCGAGTTCGATCCGCGCAAGTTCTTCGGCGCGACTGTGACTGCCATGCGTGATGTGTGTATCGCTCGTTACGAAGCATTCGGTACCGCTGGCAACGCTTCGAAGATCAAGCCGATCTCGTTGGAAGCGATGTACCAGCGGTATTTGAAGGGTGAGTTGAACGCTAAGGTTAACTAA
- a CDS encoding transposase: MPRMGRVVLPNYPHHVVQRGHNRQVVFAEPGDFQRYLDDLRELKTLYDVKVYAFCLMTNHVHLLLAPGNSVASLGQLMKGLAGRMTRYRNKLEGRSGTLWESRYKSSVVQSDTYLLACIRYIELNPARAQMVQRAQDYPWSSLHLRLNEAAGNHWLDEDLCFTELGNTHAERLARYTSFMEQTIPSAELQLIRGALQRGQLTGNPRFTDEIEKITGLRISHRVQGRPAKRLEQKNAGDDY, from the coding sequence ATGCCCAGAATGGGACGAGTTGTTTTACCCAATTATCCGCATCATGTCGTGCAACGAGGCCACAATAGGCAGGTAGTGTTTGCCGAGCCGGGCGACTTCCAACGCTATCTCGACGACCTCCGAGAGCTCAAAACGCTATACGACGTTAAAGTCTATGCCTTCTGCTTGATGACCAATCATGTCCATCTACTACTCGCACCAGGTAACTCCGTTGCGAGTCTCGGACAATTGATGAAAGGCCTGGCAGGCCGCATGACGCGCTATCGCAACAAGCTGGAAGGACGCTCCGGAACCTTGTGGGAGAGTCGATACAAATCCAGCGTGGTTCAATCCGATACCTATTTGCTGGCTTGTATTCGATACATCGAGCTAAATCCGGCGCGAGCGCAAATGGTACAGCGTGCACAGGATTACCCTTGGTCGAGTCTGCACCTTCGCCTCAACGAAGCAGCCGGAAATCATTGGCTTGATGAAGATCTTTGCTTTACCGAACTGGGCAACACTCACGCCGAGCGCCTTGCCCGCTATACCTCATTTATGGAACAAACGATTCCTTCCGCAGAGTTGCAGTTGATCAGAGGCGCCCTTCAGCGCGGACAGCTGACGGGCAATCCCCGATTCACAGATGAGATTGAAAAAATCACCGGTTTGCGAATCTCACATCGAGTTCAAGGCAGACCTGCAAAACGACTCGAACAGAAGAACGCCGGGGACGATTACTAA
- a CDS encoding fructose-bisphosphate aldolase, which translates to MWETFGSAGFLVSSVCEPDYPVLLIDNDAPLRELHNCVSERLNAVLKYLNLMACTGLPDYAENDINTVTNIARIMVQDVADVFGVIEQRGFDTPKQQ; encoded by the coding sequence GTGTGGGAGACCTTCGGGTCTGCCGGGTTCCTCGTATCCTCGGTCTGCGAACCCGACTACCCCGTCCTGCTCATCGACAACGACGCCCCATTACGCGAACTCCACAACTGCGTCAGCGAACGCCTCAACGCCGTCCTCAAATATTTGAATCTGATGGCGTGCACCGGCCTGCCGGACTACGCCGAGAACGACATCAACACCGTCACCAACATTGCCCGGATCATGGTTCAGGACGTCGCCGACGTTTTTGGGGTCATTGAACAGCGCGGATTTGATACACCTAAGCAGCAGTAA
- a CDS encoding polysaccharide lyase family 7 protein translates to MIDLATWNLSVPVGSPPYTVDTPKLVNGFKDQYFHSDTGTLFFWSPVTGSKTANAKYPRTELRETYSNGTLKNWLYPDADNSLRATLAVNQVPSTGKIVIGQIHAYESQKPMVKLEYQYKTSTQSGNIVAKVRMRPDDDEGRIITIATGVKLDREFSYLIHLSPGGALGISAAGYQWDTDISATWRDKPLYFKAGVYVQDHTGYTSEGGKVTFSKLDIDHDK, encoded by the coding sequence ATGATCGATCTCGCAACCTGGAACCTTAGTGTTCCTGTCGGCAGTCCGCCGTACACCGTTGACACCCCCAAACTGGTGAACGGCTTCAAGGATCAATACTTCCACTCCGACACCGGCACCCTGTTTTTCTGGTCCCCGGTCACCGGCTCCAAAACTGCAAATGCAAAATACCCCCGCACCGAACTGCGCGAAACCTACAGCAACGGCACCCTGAAAAACTGGCTCTACCCGGACGCCGACAACTCCCTGCGCGCCACCCTCGCAGTCAACCAGGTACCGAGCACGGGCAAAATCGTCATCGGCCAGATCCACGCCTATGAAAGCCAAAAACCCATGGTGAAGCTCGAGTATCAGTACAAGACCAGCACGCAATCGGGCAACATCGTCGCCAAGGTGCGCATGCGCCCGGATGACGACGAAGGCCGGATCATCACCATCGCCACCGGGGTGAAACTTGACCGGGAGTTCTCCTACCTCATCCACCTGAGCCCGGGCGGCGCGCTGGGCATCAGTGCGGCGGGGTATCAGTGGGACACCGACATCAGCGCGACGTGGCGGGACAAGCCGCTGTATTTCAAGGCCGGGGTCTATGTGCAAGACCACACCGGGTACACCAGCGAAGGTGGGAAAGTGACGTTCAGCAAGTTGGATATTGATCACGATAAGTAA
- a CDS encoding putative bifunctional diguanylate cyclase/phosphodiesterase, translating to MECAHPTPAEGSSILLIVDDYPENLISLRALLQRQDWQVITAASGFEALSLLLEHDVDLVLLDVQMPGMDGFEVARLMRGSQRTRLTPIIFLTANEQSQDAVIKGYASGAVDYLFKPFDPQILKPKVQALLEHQRNRRALQRLSHDLEVARAFNASVLDNAAEGILVVGEDGVIRFANPAMSRLLNATVQDLQGKEFLDFLQKPHIPVWADSDFYTGYRRGETLRLHDALLRTAPGQQVPVALSCAPLPSEQHAMVVTVLDMSVVRHLHQQLEFQAVTDPLTGLLNRRGFYQTVENLLLRGERSDSAWVLLYLDLDGFKRVNDSLGHDAGDRVLRWVSEQLKACLRPFDILARMGGDEFTALLDLEFPEQAAKIAEKLIERVSICQQIDGLDIALGASIGIATYPDCGSNLDGLLRASDIAMYEAKRAGRQQYRFYDHDMNGRARSRLMLEDSVRTAIENRDFNLVYQPQVAIDSGQIRGFEALLRWQHPSVGDVPPGLFLPLLEEARLISRLGSWIYHRGAGQRKAWETLFAEDLVLGVSLSSTQFGMPNLVTELRQVLERHGLQPRYLEVEVTEEALMQNPEETRKTLRLLRNLGVRVALDDFGSGPCSLAHLRDLELDTLKFDRHLIARLPASERDAALVRNVIDLCKQYGMLVIAEGVETIAQYEWLQANGCQYVQGFLVGRPMMAEDAGDFVTPFDWSALIR from the coding sequence ATGGAATGCGCGCACCCCACGCCAGCTGAAGGCAGCTCGATCCTTTTAATCGTCGATGATTACCCTGAAAACCTGATCAGCTTGCGCGCGTTGCTCCAGCGCCAGGATTGGCAGGTCATTACCGCAGCTTCCGGTTTCGAAGCGCTCAGTCTGCTGCTCGAACACGATGTCGACCTGGTGCTGCTGGATGTGCAGATGCCGGGCATGGATGGTTTTGAAGTGGCGCGCCTGATGCGCGGCAGTCAGCGAACCCGTCTCACACCGATTATTTTCCTGACCGCTAACGAACAGTCCCAGGACGCCGTGATCAAGGGCTATGCCAGTGGTGCGGTGGATTACCTGTTCAAGCCGTTCGACCCGCAAATTCTCAAGCCCAAAGTTCAGGCGTTGCTCGAGCATCAACGCAATCGCCGTGCCTTGCAGCGCCTGAGCCACGATCTGGAGGTCGCTCGCGCGTTTAATGCCTCGGTGCTGGACAACGCCGCCGAAGGCATCCTGGTGGTGGGTGAGGACGGTGTGATCCGCTTTGCCAACCCGGCGATGTCCCGGTTGCTCAATGCCACGGTGCAAGACCTGCAAGGCAAAGAGTTTCTGGATTTTCTGCAAAAGCCGCACATCCCGGTCTGGGCGGACTCTGACTTTTATACCGGTTACCGGCGCGGCGAAACCCTGCGCCTGCACGACGCGTTGCTGCGAACGGCGCCCGGCCAGCAAGTGCCGGTGGCGCTGTCTTGTGCGCCATTGCCTAGCGAACAACATGCGATGGTGGTGACGGTGCTGGATATGTCGGTGGTGCGCCATCTGCATCAGCAACTGGAATTCCAGGCGGTGACGGATCCGCTGACCGGGCTGCTCAATCGTCGCGGTTTCTACCAGACGGTGGAGAATCTGCTGTTGCGCGGTGAACGGTCCGACAGCGCCTGGGTGCTGCTGTACCTGGACCTCGACGGCTTCAAGCGCGTCAACGATTCCCTCGGCCACGATGCCGGCGACCGGGTGCTGCGCTGGGTGTCCGAGCAATTGAAAGCCTGTCTGCGGCCCTTTGACATTCTGGCGCGCATGGGCGGCGATGAGTTCACGGCGCTGCTGGATCTGGAGTTCCCGGAGCAAGCGGCGAAGATCGCCGAGAAGCTCATTGAGCGGGTGTCGATCTGTCAGCAGATTGATGGTCTGGATATCGCCTTGGGCGCCAGCATCGGCATCGCCACGTACCCGGATTGCGGTTCGAACCTCGACGGCTTGCTGCGTGCGTCGGACATTGCCATGTACGAAGCCAAACGGGCCGGCCGTCAGCAATACCGTTTCTACGATCACGACATGAATGGCCGGGCGCGCTCGCGGCTGATGCTCGAAGATAGCGTGCGCACCGCCATTGAGAACCGTGATTTCAACCTCGTGTATCAGCCGCAGGTGGCGATAGACAGCGGGCAGATTCGTGGTTTCGAAGCGCTGCTGCGTTGGCAGCACCCGAGCGTCGGTGACGTGCCGCCGGGGCTGTTTTTGCCGTTGCTGGAAGAGGCGCGGCTGATCAGTCGTCTGGGCAGCTGGATTTACCATCGCGGGGCCGGCCAGCGCAAAGCGTGGGAAACCTTGTTTGCCGAAGACCTGGTGCTGGGCGTCAGTTTGAGCAGCACCCAGTTCGGCATGCCCAACCTGGTCACTGAATTGCGCCAGGTGCTGGAGCGTCACGGCTTGCAGCCGCGTTATCTGGAAGTCGAAGTGACGGAAGAAGCGTTGATGCAAAACCCCGAAGAAACCCGCAAGACCCTGCGCTTGCTGCGCAATCTTGGAGTGCGTGTGGCGCTGGATGACTTCGGCTCCGGACCGTGCTCACTGGCGCATCTGCGCGATCTGGAACTGGACACGCTCAAGTTTGACCGGCATTTGATCGCCCGATTGCCGGCGTCAGAACGGGACGCGGCGCTGGTGCGCAATGTGATCGACCTGTGCAAGCAATACGGGATGCTGGTGATTGCCGAAGGGGTGGAAACCATCGCGCAATATGAATGGCTGCAAGCCAACGGCTGCCAGTACGTGCAAGGTTTTCTGGTGGGGCGGCCGATGATGGCCGAGGATGCCGGCGACTTTGTGACGCCGTTTGACTGGAGCGCGCTGATCCGCTGA
- a CDS encoding M48 metallopeptidase family protein produces the protein MTALKYLQAYPAALQDQVRQLITEGRLGDYLSKRYPEKHAVQSDKALYTFALDLKQEYLRNAPAIDKVLFDNRLDLTHRALGLHTTISRVQGGKLKSKKEIRVASLFKEAPSEFLKMIVVHELAHFKESDHNKAFYKLCEHMLPGYHQVEFDLRVYLTWRDMQ, from the coding sequence ATGACCGCGTTGAAATACCTCCAGGCCTATCCCGCTGCGTTGCAGGACCAGGTGCGCCAGCTGATCACCGAAGGTCGGCTGGGCGACTACCTGAGCAAGCGCTACCCGGAAAAACACGCGGTGCAGAGCGACAAGGCGCTGTACACCTTCGCGCTGGACCTCAAGCAGGAATACCTGCGCAACGCGCCGGCCATCGACAAGGTGCTGTTCGACAACCGCCTCGACCTGACCCATCGCGCCCTTGGCCTGCACACCACAATCTCGCGGGTGCAGGGCGGCAAGCTCAAGTCCAAGAAGGAAATCCGGGTGGCCTCGTTGTTCAAGGAAGCACCCTCCGAGTTTCTGAAAATGATCGTCGTGCATGAGCTGGCGCACTTTAAAGAGTCGGATCACAACAAGGCGTTCTACAAGCTCTGCGAACACATGTTGCCGGGGTATCACCAGGTGGAATTTGATCTGCGGGTGTACCTGACGTGGCGGGATATGCAGTAA
- a CDS encoding winged helix-turn-helix domain-containing protein, producing MDVSKTKSSFYRRLYVAYLIDSGLASSVPALTEATGMPRRTAQDTIAALADLDIICEFEQEEGARNHAGRYRIREWGAIDRGWIERNLRQIKAVLEYP from the coding sequence ATGGATGTAAGCAAGACCAAGAGCAGCTTTTATCGCCGGTTGTACGTGGCCTACCTGATCGACAGCGGGTTGGCCAGCAGCGTCCCGGCGCTGACCGAAGCAACCGGCATGCCCCGGCGCACGGCGCAGGACACAATTGCCGCATTGGCGGACCTGGACATCATTTGCGAGTTCGAGCAGGAAGAGGGCGCGCGCAACCATGCGGGGCGCTATCGGATTCGCGAGTGGGGGGCGATTGATCGGGGGTGGATCGAGCGGAATCTGCGGCAGATTAAAGCGGTGCTCGAGTATCCCTGA
- a CDS encoding GNAT family N-acetyltransferase has translation MTIDWVCKHHSDLGKEQLYAILQLRAEVFVVEQKCAYQDVDGQDLEGDTCHLMAWDGDRLVAYLRLLDPETQGGDVVIGRVIIAPGARGTGLGHELMAQALKQAAKRWPEVPIYLSAQAHLQGYYGRYGFVVSGEEFLEDDIPHIGMRRP, from the coding sequence ATGACAATCGATTGGGTCTGCAAACACCACAGCGATCTGGGGAAAGAGCAGCTGTACGCCATTCTCCAGTTGCGCGCAGAAGTGTTCGTCGTCGAACAGAAATGCGCTTATCAGGATGTCGATGGCCAGGATCTGGAAGGGGACACCTGCCATTTGATGGCGTGGGATGGGGATCGGCTGGTGGCCTATCTGCGCTTGCTCGACCCGGAAACGCAGGGCGGCGACGTGGTGATCGGGCGGGTGATTATCGCGCCTGGCGCCCGTGGCACCGGGCTGGGGCACGAGTTGATGGCCCAGGCGTTGAAGCAGGCCGCGAAACGCTGGCCTGAGGTGCCGATCTATCTTTCGGCCCAAGCGCATTTGCAGGGGTATTACGGGCGGTACGGGTTTGTGGTGTCGGGTGAGGAGTTTCTGGAGGATGACATTCCGCATATCGGGATGCGTCGCCCTTAA
- a CDS encoding substrate-binding periplasmic protein produces MPRLHRAFALIVLLLLTQSAAAEKLRLVADAWPPFTDATLVNGGLATDIVSTALARAGYASDFEQVPWARALLGVGEGRYDVLVNAWYTDERTKLGQFSGEYLLNRVRFLKRKDAPIEYNNLQQLHTYPIAVVRGYAYSPEFDEDVSLQKVPVHNFAMAVRMVAADRVKLTLEDEYVARYYLARESSKVRNAVEFLPKALSENSLHILVSLKNPQHEQIVAGFDREIAEMKADGSYERLMKQHGM; encoded by the coding sequence ATGCCGCGATTGCATCGAGCGTTTGCTTTGATCGTGCTGCTGTTGCTGACACAGAGCGCGGCAGCGGAGAAGCTGCGTCTGGTCGCCGACGCCTGGCCACCGTTTACCGACGCCACGCTGGTCAACGGTGGCTTGGCCACTGACATTGTCAGCACTGCGCTGGCACGGGCCGGTTACGCCAGTGATTTCGAGCAGGTGCCCTGGGCGCGAGCGTTGCTCGGCGTCGGTGAAGGCCGTTACGACGTGCTGGTCAACGCCTGGTACACCGACGAGCGCACCAAGCTGGGCCAGTTTTCCGGCGAATACCTGCTCAACCGCGTGCGTTTTCTCAAGCGCAAAGACGCGCCCATCGAATACAACAACTTGCAGCAATTGCACACTTACCCGATTGCAGTGGTGCGTGGTTATGCCTATTCACCGGAATTCGATGAGGACGTGTCGTTGCAGAAAGTCCCCGTGCATAACTTCGCCATGGCCGTGCGCATGGTCGCGGCAGACCGGGTCAAGTTGACGCTGGAAGACGAATACGTCGCCCGTTATTACCTGGCTCGGGAATCATCCAAGGTGCGCAATGCCGTGGAGTTCCTGCCCAAGGCATTGAGCGAGAACAGCTTGCACATATTGGTCAGCCTGAAAAATCCGCAGCATGAACAGATCGTCGCCGGTTTCGATCGCGAGATTGCGGAGATGAAGGCTGATGGCAGTTATGAGCGGTTGATGAAGCAGCATGGGATGTAA
- the yccS gene encoding YccS family putative transporter, which translates to MSSTSFRQSLRRLWALDKFSYSVRVFIALTGSMAVCWYQDEMGLLIPLFLGIIASALAETDDSWQGRLNALAVTLVCFSVAALSVELLFPYPIVFVIALALASFGLTMLGALGERYGAIASATLILSVYTMIGVDQRGGAVTDFWHEPVLLVAGAAWYGLLSVLWQAMFSNQPVQQSLARLFRELGFYLKLKSSLFEPIRQMDVEARRLELAQQNGRVVAALNAAKEIILHRVGNGRPGSKVSRYLKLYFLAQDIHERASSSHYPYNALAEAFFHSDVLFRCQRLLRQQGKACRALAESIQMRQPFIYDASFAEALSDLHASIEHLRIQSNPAWRGLLRSLRALAANLGTLDRLLSDASNLDALADATDSSLLDRSPRNLKDVWIRLRTQLTPTSLLFRHALRLPLALSIGYGMVHLIHPSQGYWIILTTLFVCQPNYGATRRKLGQRIIGTAIGLTVAWALFDLFPNPLVQSCFAIAAGVVFFINRTTRYTLATAAITLMVLFCFNQVGDGYGLFLPRLFDTLLGSLIAGLAVFLFLPDWQGRRLNKVLANTLTCNSIYLRQIMQQYAAGKSDDLAYRLARRNAHNADAALSTTLANMLMEPGHFRKEADVGFRFLVLSHTLLSYLSGLGAHRETQLPADVREHLIDGAGVSLAASIDEIAQGLASKQPIAIQSDAEEALANELEQMPDEIDEGQRLVQTQLALICRQLGPLRTLAAHLIKDTSEA; encoded by the coding sequence ATGTCATCGACCTCATTTCGTCAGTCGCTGCGCCGTCTCTGGGCGCTGGATAAATTCAGCTACAGCGTGCGGGTGTTCATCGCCCTGACCGGCAGCATGGCCGTCTGTTGGTATCAGGATGAAATGGGGCTTCTGATCCCGTTGTTCCTGGGGATCATCGCCAGCGCCCTGGCCGAGACCGACGACAGTTGGCAGGGCCGCCTCAACGCGCTGGCCGTGACGCTGGTGTGCTTCAGCGTCGCCGCCCTCTCCGTCGAATTGCTGTTCCCCTACCCCATCGTTTTTGTCATCGCCCTGGCCCTCGCCAGTTTCGGCCTGACCATGCTCGGCGCCCTCGGCGAACGCTATGGCGCGATTGCCTCCGCGACGTTGATTCTGTCGGTCTACACCATGATCGGCGTGGATCAGCGCGGCGGCGCGGTCACCGATTTCTGGCACGAACCGGTGCTGCTGGTGGCCGGCGCCGCCTGGTACGGCTTGCTCTCGGTGCTGTGGCAGGCGATGTTTTCCAACCAGCCGGTGCAGCAGAGCCTGGCTCGGTTGTTCCGTGAACTGGGTTTTTACTTGAAGCTGAAATCGTCGCTGTTCGAGCCGATTCGGCAGATGGACGTGGAAGCACGCCGACTGGAACTGGCGCAGCAAAACGGTCGAGTTGTCGCGGCACTCAACGCTGCCAAGGAAATTATCCTGCACCGGGTCGGCAATGGACGACCGGGTTCGAAAGTCAGCCGCTACCTCAAGCTGTACTTCCTCGCTCAGGACATCCACGAGCGCGCCAGTTCTTCGCACTACCCTTACAACGCGCTGGCCGAGGCGTTCTTTCACAGCGACGTGCTGTTCCGTTGCCAGCGTCTGCTACGCCAGCAAGGCAAAGCCTGCCGGGCGCTGGCGGAATCGATCCAGATGCGCCAGCCGTTCATCTATGACGCCAGCTTCGCCGAAGCGTTGAGCGACCTGCACGCCTCCATCGAACACTTGCGCATCCAGAGCAACCCGGCCTGGCGCGGTCTGTTGCGCTCTTTGCGGGCATTGGCCGCCAACCTCGGCACCCTCGACCGTTTGCTCAGCGATGCCAGCAACCTCGACGCCCTGGCCGACGCCACCGACAGCAGCCTGCTCGACCGCTCGCCGCGCAACCTCAAGGATGTGTGGATTCGCTTGCGCACGCAGCTGACACCGACCTCGCTGCTGTTCCGCCATGCACTGCGCCTGCCCCTGGCCTTGAGCATCGGCTACGGGATGGTGCACTTGATTCACCCCTCGCAAGGTTACTGGATCATCCTCACCACGCTGTTTGTCTGCCAGCCAAACTACGGCGCCACTCGACGCAAACTGGGCCAACGGATCATCGGCACCGCGATTGGCCTGACGGTGGCCTGGGCGCTGTTCGATCTGTTCCCCAATCCGCTGGTCCAGTCGTGCTTCGCGATCGCAGCCGGAGTGGTGTTCTTTATCAACCGCACCACGCGCTACACGTTGGCGACCGCCGCGATTACGTTGATGGTGCTGTTCTGCTTCAATCAGGTCGGTGATGGTTACGGGCTGTTCCTGCCGCGGCTGTTCGACACCTTGCTCGGCAGCTTGATCGCCGGGCTCGCGGTGTTCCTGTTCCTGCCGGACTGGCAGGGCCGACGCCTGAACAAAGTGCTGGCCAATACCCTGACCTGCAACAGCATTTACCTGCGCCAGATCATGCAGCAATACGCCGCCGGCAAAAGCGACGACCTGGCCTATCGCCTGGCGCGACGCAATGCGCACAACGCTGATGCGGCATTGTCGACGACACTGGCCAACATGCTCATGGAGCCAGGGCATTTCCGTAAGGAAGCGGATGTCGGGTTTCGCTTCCTGGTGCTGTCGCACACGTTGCTCAGCTACTTGTCGGGATTGGGTGCGCACCGTGAAACCCAGTTACCGGCGGATGTTCGCGAGCATTTGATCGACGGCGCGGGCGTGAGCCTGGCGGCCAGCATCGACGAGATCGCCCAAGGGTTGGCGAGCAAACAGCCAATTGCGATTCAGAGCGATGCCGAAGAGGCGCTGGCCAATGAGTTGGAGCAAATGCCGGATGAGATCGATGAAGGGCAGCGGCTGGTACAGACGCAGTTGGCGTTGATCTGCCGGCAGTTGGGGCCGTTGCGGACGTTGGCGGCGCATCTGATCAAGGACACCAGTGAAGCCTGA
- a CDS encoding BaiN/RdsA family NAD(P)/FAD-dependent oxidoreductase has protein sequence MRSTEVVIIGAGAAGLMCALTAAGRGRKVMLLDHANKAGKKILMSGGGRCNFTNMYTEPGNFLSQNEHFCKSALARYTQWDFIGMVAKHGVPYHEKKLGQLFCDNKSSDILEMLLTECDQVGVSLHLDTSIQTIEKLESGYLLDTTLGQLTCESLVIATGGLSIPTLGATGFGYQVAKQFGHDLLPTRAGLVPFTITDQLKELCTELSGTSVDCLVSCNDQSFRENILFTHRGLSGPAILQISSFWESGDTVEINLMPDHDVPSWLQQQQAERPNSELKTLLGEIFTKKMANLLADNWFVSKPMKQYTHAEIADIAEKLASWKVVPAGTEGYRTAEVTLGGVDTHEVSSKTMESLKSPGLYFIGEVLDVTGHLGGFNFQWAWASGYAAAQYV, from the coding sequence TTGCGCTCTACCGAAGTCGTGATCATTGGCGCTGGCGCCGCAGGGTTGATGTGTGCGCTGACCGCCGCCGGACGTGGGCGCAAGGTCATGTTGCTCGACCATGCGAACAAGGCCGGCAAGAAAATCCTGATGTCGGGCGGTGGCCGCTGCAATTTCACCAACATGTACACAGAACCGGGCAATTTCCTCTCGCAAAATGAACACTTCTGCAAATCCGCACTGGCGCGCTATACCCAGTGGGATTTCATCGGCATGGTCGCCAAACACGGCGTGCCGTATCACGAGAAGAAACTCGGCCAACTGTTCTGCGATAACAAATCCAGCGACATCCTTGAGATGCTCCTCACCGAATGCGATCAGGTCGGCGTCAGCCTGCACCTGGACACCTCGATCCAGACCATCGAAAAGCTCGAAAGCGGTTACTTGCTCGACACGACGCTCGGTCAACTGACCTGTGAATCCCTGGTCATCGCCACGGGTGGTCTGTCGATTCCGACCCTGGGCGCCACCGGTTTCGGTTATCAGGTCGCCAAGCAGTTCGGTCACGACCTGCTACCGACCCGTGCCGGCCTGGTGCCGTTCACCATCACCGATCAGCTCAAGGAACTGTGCACCGAGCTGTCCGGCACATCGGTGGATTGCCTGGTGAGCTGCAACGACCAGAGCTTTCGCGAGAACATCCTGTTCACCCATCGCGGCCTCAGTGGCCCGGCGATTTTGCAGATTTCCTCGTTCTGGGAATCCGGCGACACGGTCGAGATCAACTTGATGCCGGACCACGACGTGCCGAGCTGGCTGCAACAGCAGCAAGCCGAACGCCCGAACAGCGAACTGAAAACCCTGCTCGGTGAAATCTTCACCAAGAAGATGGCCAACTTGCTGGCGGACAACTGGTTCGTCTCCAAACCGATGAAGCAATACACCCACGCGGAAATCGCCGACATCGCCGAAAAACTGGCGAGCTGGAAAGTGGTTCCTGCCGGCACCGAGGGCTATCGCACTGCGGAAGTGACTTTGGGCGGTGTCGACACTCATGAAGTGTCATCCAAGACCATGGAATCGCTGAAAAGCCCTGGCCTGTATTTCATTGGTGAAGTGCTCGACGTCACCGGACACCTGGGCGGCTTCAACTTCCAGTGGGCCTGGGCCTCGGGTTATGCCGCTGCGCAGTACGTCTGA